A genomic stretch from Leptotrichia sp. HSP-536 includes:
- a CDS encoding glycosyltransferase: MEDVTAVITSCGRFDLLEETLDSFFEFNTYPIKKIIITEDSTEGKKLEKLISKYKDKKQNFQLIVNETRLGQLKSIDKAYREIDTKYIFHCEDDWKFFKKGFIEKSIKLLEEDEKILIVGLRSKKDFPENFFFDKDYVSKSGEHYYNVKGEIFTYNPALRRKKDMDLFGLHEKLENQRYEEVLSNFYKERGYKTVFFKEPAVEHIGNKRHVHFSKNRKNTVLSFKIDRLIKKIRAKILKMRGKI, from the coding sequence ATGGAAGACGTAACAGCAGTAATTACTAGCTGCGGAAGATTTGACCTGCTGGAAGAAACATTAGACAGTTTTTTTGAGTTTAATACTTATCCAATAAAAAAAATAATAATTACTGAAGATAGTACCGAAGGAAAAAAATTGGAAAAATTAATTTCAAAATATAAAGATAAGAAACAGAATTTTCAGCTTATAGTCAATGAAACAAGATTAGGACAGCTAAAATCAATTGACAAAGCTTATCGTGAAATTGATACTAAATATATTTTTCATTGTGAAGATGACTGGAAATTTTTTAAGAAAGGCTTTATTGAAAAATCTATAAAACTGCTTGAAGAAGATGAAAAAATTTTAATTGTCGGACTGCGTTCTAAAAAAGATTTTCCAGAAAATTTCTTCTTTGATAAAGATTATGTTTCAAAGTCAGGCGAACATTACTACAATGTGAAAGGAGAAATATTTACTTATAATCCAGCTTTAAGAAGAAAAAAGGATATGGATTTATTTGGACTTCATGAAAAACTGGAAAATCAGAGATATGAAGAAGTTCTTTCAAATTTTTACAAGGAACGTGGATATAAAACAGTATTTTTTAAAGAACCAGCTGTAGAACATATTGGAAATAAAAGGCATGTTCATTTTAGCAAAAATAGAAAAAATACTGTACTTAGCTTTAAAATTGACAGGCTAATTAAAAAAATACGAGCAAAAATTTTAAAAATGAGAGGCAAAATATAA
- a CDS encoding glycosyltransferase family 2 protein has protein sequence MKLSVGIITFNEENRIGKTLDSVREIADEVIVVDSESTDRTAEIALSKGARVFVEKWKGYGPQKNSVLEKCKGEWILLIDADEVISPQLKEKIKSIINSESPSSDVYKIKLRNIAFKKEIKFGGWDDYVIRLWKNGKVTISDREVHEKYKTKSKIKKIKELIIHYTYDNIEEFLEKLNRYTSQSAKEYIKKGKNASFIKIYSKMLFRFIRMYILQLGFLDGYEGYLLAKYSSIYTMTKYTKLREEYYNNLGNDTSLVITTYNWPKALEICLNSALNQTVPPKEIIIADDGSKQETVDLVKRFQQSYPQSNIIHSWQEDKGFRAGMSRNRAISKATGNYIIIIDGDLVLNRHFIEDHIKNRKKGCFIQGSRVITSPTSSKEIMEGKKINFFDKGIRNKMNMVRNGLLSKMATKIDRNLRGIRSCNMSFFKEDLVKVNGFEEEIEGWGREDSELAVRLFNIGCKKKKLKFEALTCHLYHKENDRSRLKKNDEYLANAIKSRKTRAKKGLNRYGRRNSSNY, from the coding sequence ATGAAATTATCCGTTGGAATAATAACTTTTAATGAAGAAAACAGAATTGGAAAAACGTTGGATTCTGTAAGAGAAATAGCAGATGAAGTAATAGTAGTAGATAGTGAAAGTACAGATAGAACCGCTGAAATCGCTCTTTCCAAAGGGGCAAGAGTTTTTGTGGAAAAATGGAAAGGATATGGACCGCAAAAAAATTCTGTACTCGAAAAATGCAAAGGGGAATGGATTTTACTAATAGATGCAGACGAAGTAATTTCTCCACAGTTAAAAGAAAAAATAAAATCAATTATAAATAGCGAATCTCCTTCAAGCGATGTTTATAAAATAAAGCTTAGAAATATTGCTTTTAAAAAGGAAATAAAATTTGGCGGATGGGATGATTATGTTATAAGGCTTTGGAAAAATGGAAAAGTAACAATAAGTGACCGTGAAGTTCACGAAAAATATAAAACTAAAAGCAAAATAAAAAAAATAAAGGAATTAATAATTCATTACACTTATGACAATATCGAAGAATTTTTAGAAAAATTAAACAGATACACTTCTCAAAGTGCTAAAGAATACATAAAAAAAGGTAAAAACGCCAGTTTTATAAAAATATACTCAAAAATGTTATTTCGATTTATAAGAATGTATATTTTACAGCTAGGCTTTCTAGATGGATATGAAGGTTATTTGCTTGCAAAATACAGCTCCATTTACACAATGACAAAATATACTAAGTTAAGAGAAGAATACTATAATAACCTAGGAAATGACACTTCTCTCGTAATCACAACATACAATTGGCCAAAAGCTCTGGAAATCTGTTTAAACAGCGCATTAAATCAAACTGTTCCACCAAAGGAAATAATAATCGCTGATGATGGTTCAAAACAGGAAACAGTAGATTTGGTAAAAAGATTCCAGCAAAGTTATCCACAAAGCAATATTATCCATTCTTGGCAAGAAGACAAGGGATTTAGAGCAGGAATGTCAAGAAATAGGGCAATTAGCAAAGCAACTGGAAATTATATAATAATAATAGATGGTGATTTGGTATTAAATAGGCATTTTATTGAAGATCACATAAAAAATAGAAAAAAAGGATGTTTTATACAAGGCTCGAGAGTAATAACTTCTCCAACATCATCAAAAGAAATAATGGAAGGAAAAAAAATAAATTTCTTTGACAAGGGAATTAGAAATAAAATGAATATGGTAAGAAACGGGCTCCTTTCCAAAATGGCTACAAAAATTGATAGAAATTTACGTGGAATAAGATCCTGCAATATGTCTTTCTTTAAAGAAGATCTTGTAAAAGTCAATGGCTTCGAGGAAGAAATTGAAGGATGGGGAAGGGAAGATAGTGAACTTGCAGTAAGACTGTTTAATATTGGCTGTAAAAAGAAAAAACTGAAATTTGAAGCGTTAACATGCCATTTGTATCATAAGGAAAATGATAGAAGCAGACTGAAAAAAAATGACGAATATCTGGCAAATGCAATAAAAAGCAGAAAAACAAGAGCCAAGAAAGGACTGAACAGATATGGAAGACGTAACAGCAGTAATTACTAG
- a CDS encoding ABC transporter ATP-binding protein: protein MNKIKLDFGIIQKLKKYIKKYYILIILNILLATMSSLVSSAPIALIKRLFDKGISGKSEKDILYAAGAMIALAVIGAILMYWNTIFSTVISASIYKDIVTDIYNKIQTLDMEYFSGKKIGDMMTRVMTDPNNINSIILEVFNMVPEIIKVIICLGIAFYVDFDLTLGVMIVTPILVVTVRRYAKRLKRSGKDRQEAIDSLNSKLQETLAGIRIIRAFATERSEKKDFNQKNINLKRIAIRTARYNAKANAIMEALNYIIVALLLLFGGYRVLRARDFTAGDFITIVGAISSMYTPARRAVTRLNAISVNLSSITRISEILEETPSIVNKENCIKFENFTDGISFENVDFKYKDNSEEILKNINLNVKKGETVAFVGNSGGGKSTLVNLIPRFFDVAGGVIKIDGTDIRDYEIKSLRKAIGIVPQETFLFAGTILSNIKYSRQDATFEEVVEAAKQANAHEFIENLSDGYDTEIGERGVKLSGGQKQRIAIARAILENPQILILDEATSALDNESEKLVQDALEKLMEGKTTFIIAHRLTTIENSNKIVVIQKGEIKEIGNHNELLNRNGIYKALYSKSFDIKNK from the coding sequence ATGAACAAAATAAAATTAGATTTTGGAATAATTCAGAAACTAAAAAAATATATAAAAAAATACTATATATTGATCATACTGAATATCCTGCTAGCAACAATGTCATCTCTTGTCTCTTCCGCTCCGATAGCTTTGATAAAAAGGTTATTTGATAAAGGAATCTCTGGAAAAAGTGAAAAGGATATCCTTTATGCAGCGGGAGCGATGATAGCACTTGCTGTAATTGGTGCAATATTGATGTACTGGAATACAATATTTTCAACTGTAATTTCAGCTTCTATTTATAAAGATATTGTTACTGATATTTATAATAAAATACAAACTTTGGATATGGAATATTTTTCTGGAAAAAAAATCGGAGATATGATGACACGCGTAATGACAGATCCTAATAATATAAATTCAATTATACTAGAAGTCTTTAATATGGTACCTGAAATAATAAAAGTTATAATTTGTTTAGGAATAGCATTCTACGTAGACTTTGACTTGACGTTAGGAGTTATGATTGTAACACCGATTTTAGTAGTAACAGTCAGAAGATATGCAAAAAGATTAAAACGATCAGGAAAAGATAGACAGGAAGCAATTGATAGCTTAAATTCCAAATTACAGGAAACATTGGCTGGAATACGAATTATAAGAGCATTTGCTACAGAGAGATCTGAAAAAAAGGATTTTAATCAAAAAAACATCAACTTAAAAAGAATTGCCATAAGAACAGCTCGATATAATGCAAAAGCTAATGCAATAATGGAAGCCTTAAATTATATCATTGTAGCATTATTATTATTATTTGGAGGTTATCGTGTTTTAAGAGCCCGTGATTTTACTGCGGGAGATTTTATTACAATAGTAGGAGCCATTTCATCAATGTATACACCTGCAAGAAGAGCTGTAACACGACTTAATGCAATAAGCGTGAACTTATCTTCAATTACAAGAATCTCTGAAATTCTGGAAGAAACTCCATCTATTGTAAATAAGGAAAATTGTATAAAATTTGAAAATTTTACAGATGGAATAAGTTTTGAAAATGTAGATTTCAAATATAAAGATAATTCTGAAGAAATATTAAAAAATATTAATTTAAATGTAAAAAAAGGTGAGACTGTTGCTTTTGTAGGAAATTCAGGTGGCGGAAAATCCACTCTCGTAAACTTGATACCAAGATTTTTTGATGTGGCGGGAGGTGTTATAAAAATTGATGGAACTGATATTAGAGATTATGAAATTAAAAGTTTGCGAAAGGCAATTGGAATTGTGCCACAGGAAACATTTCTATTTGCAGGGACAATATTAAGTAATATAAAATACAGCCGTCAGGATGCCACCTTTGAGGAAGTTGTAGAAGCTGCCAAACAAGCTAATGCACATGAATTTATTGAAAATCTTTCTGATGGATATGATACAGAAATTGGGGAACGTGGCGTTAAGCTTTCAGGTGGACAGAAACAACGTATCGCAATTGCACGTGCAATTTTGGAAAATCCTCAAATATTAATTTTGGATGAAGCTACATCAGCTCTTGATAATGAATCTGAAAAACTGGTTCAAGATGCACTTGAAAAACTTATGGAAGGAAAAACTACATTTATTATCGCTCATAGGTTGACAACAATCGAGAATAGTAATAAAATAGTAGTAATACAGAAAGGGGAAATAAAAGAAATAGGGAATCATAATGAACTATTAAATAGGAATGGCATTTATAAGGCCTTGTATAGCAAAAGTTTTGATATAAAAAATAAATAA
- a CDS encoding glycosyltransferase, with the protein MKILVLHGHLSMGGEERVLLSVLRNLVELNYDVDLLITWNHKENNLFENEIPKKVNYEFLFDSYNGKNKLIKEIYRIRAKTTYLKKIEKKIKNEKYDIIIDYSSNLLKYDNFDIKIPVFAWIHFSLTFGEKLTLEKIKKYKKQYKKYSKIFAITRVMKEEFINKVGVDEKKVELVYNPIDLRLIEKKAENVEKKYENYLKQDYFLQVSRLTQQKQPEHLVDIYYKLKQAGIKEKLYFIGDGEKKEIIKQKIKEYNLENDIILLGQIENPYPFFKNAKLFVHTAKYEGLPTVLLESLALGTPVVSYDCPTGPRDILGKNSEYGELISLNDKDMFVEKVLELMNSKEKYEKYKKLSLIRADDFSMENNKVKLKELMENIKK; encoded by the coding sequence TGGAATCATAAGGAAAATAACTTATTTGAAAACGAAATTCCCAAAAAAGTAAATTATGAATTTTTATTTGACAGTTATAACGGAAAAAATAAATTAATCAAAGAAATTTACCGAATAAGAGCCAAAACAACTTATTTAAAAAAGATAGAAAAGAAAATAAAAAACGAAAAATACGATATTATTATTGATTATTCTTCAAATTTATTAAAATATGATAATTTTGATATAAAGATACCTGTTTTTGCATGGATTCATTTTTCTTTGACTTTTGGAGAAAAATTGACTTTGGAAAAAATAAAAAAATACAAAAAGCAATATAAAAAATATTCAAAAATATTTGCAATAACCCGCGTAATGAAAGAAGAATTTATCAATAAAGTTGGAGTAGATGAAAAAAAAGTGGAACTGGTTTACAATCCAATTGATTTAAGATTAATTGAAAAGAAAGCAGAAAATGTAGAAAAAAAATATGAAAATTATTTAAAACAAGACTACTTTTTACAAGTATCACGCTTGACACAGCAGAAGCAGCCTGAACACCTAGTTGATATCTATTATAAGCTAAAACAGGCTGGTATAAAGGAAAAACTTTATTTTATTGGTGACGGTGAAAAAAAAGAAATAATTAAACAGAAAATAAAAGAATATAATCTGGAAAATGATATAATTTTATTAGGACAAATTGAAAATCCATACCCATTTTTTAAAAATGCAAAATTATTTGTACATACTGCAAAATATGAAGGATTACCGACTGTGCTATTGGAAAGCCTTGCTTTAGGAACACCTGTCGTTTCTTATGACTGTCCTACGGGTCCAAGAGATATATTAGGAAAAAATAGTGAATATGGGGAACTGATCTCGTTAAATGATAAGGATATGTTTGTAGAAAAAGTCCTTGAACTAATGAACAGCAAGGAAAAATATGAAAAGTATAAAAAGTTATCATTGATTAGGGCTGATGACTTTTCAATGGAAAATAACAAAGTAAAACTAAAGGAGTTAATGGAAAATATTAAAAAGTAA
- a CDS encoding polysaccharide deacetylase family protein, with amino-acid sequence MIYTYLFLTVVLIFLIFIIYNKTRKSFVLCLMYHSVDNEKGKGGIFVNEFEEHIKWIKDKKTFKMEELKNLNYTLPKNSILITFDDGYKNNYTLAFPILKKYNMKATIFLNTKFIGKDEFYLNWDEIKEMYESGLVDFQLHTHSHQLTIKDISVLDFYDEESSPYFKRESYNLFFEGNYDEKKDKEKLYGLPVFKLRSKISIAGYKPKKDFLKKYQNIKQLQKFNKNEKKDFLNKLFKEKQNEFFDKVSEEQFRKTVEFEILENKKIIEKNLGKTPDCLAYPWGHRYNGNREDIRKLGVDIFITTRKGVNSLKLNKNWIYRVSGDDFKNFDEFKQELTDGSGPYYRKLRKIFTKK; translated from the coding sequence ATGATATATACATATTTGTTTTTAACGGTTGTTTTGATATTTTTAATATTTATTATTTATAACAAAACTAGAAAAAGTTTCGTTTTATGTCTTATGTATCACAGTGTTGACAATGAAAAAGGAAAAGGTGGAATTTTTGTTAATGAATTTGAAGAACATATAAAATGGATAAAAGATAAAAAAACTTTTAAAATGGAAGAATTAAAAAATTTAAATTATACATTGCCAAAAAATTCCATATTAATAACCTTTGATGATGGATACAAAAATAATTATACTTTGGCTTTTCCTATTTTGAAAAAATATAATATGAAAGCTACTATATTTTTGAATACAAAATTTATTGGAAAAGACGAGTTTTATTTAAACTGGGATGAAATTAAGGAAATGTATGAAAGTGGACTCGTGGATTTCCAGCTGCATACCCACTCGCATCAGTTGACAATAAAAGATATTTCCGTGCTTGATTTTTACGATGAAGAAAGTTCGCCATATTTTAAAAGAGAAAGTTATAATTTATTTTTTGAAGGAAATTATGATGAAAAAAAAGATAAGGAAAAATTATATGGATTGCCAGTATTTAAATTAAGAAGTAAAATTTCAATCGCTGGATATAAACCCAAAAAAGATTTTCTAAAAAAATACCAAAATATAAAACAACTTCAAAAATTTAATAAAAATGAAAAAAAAGATTTCCTAAATAAATTATTTAAAGAAAAACAAAATGAATTTTTTGATAAAGTTAGTGAAGAGCAATTTAGAAAAACTGTAGAATTTGAAATTTTGGAAAATAAAAAAATTATTGAAAAAAATTTAGGAAAAACTCCAGATTGTCTGGCATATCCCTGGGGGCATAGATATAACGGAAATCGTGAAGATATAAGAAAACTAGGCGTGGATATCTTTATAACTACAAGAAAAGGGGTAAATTCCTTAAAACTCAATAAAAATTGGATTTATCGTGTGAGCGGAGATGATTTTAAAAATTTTGATGAATTTAAGCAGGAATTAACTGATGGAAGCGGACCATATTATAGAAAACTAAGAAAGATTTTCACAAAAAAATAA
- a CDS encoding glycosyltransferase family 9 protein produces the protein MSIINGIKSKIIIRLFGSKKKHKNINLKNIKSILLNPKDSIGDTLMCFCYARQLRKMYPDAKLGIVVTERNIEFAKLNNENEKIIDTIVKRQDVLKNHKKWDMLLDFLSKENTKRMIWKKILRPKITMIFGETNENHYYNRKTLKNYDFDCTPPIETHIVDYLINSEFSKYFKIEREKPHIELLKINIEKMEKFWKTDSEKKIKILLLPQGSDREMNPKEVASLLNNIENDKINKVKIIMGKTDRSEEYFKKLKIFLNKQLDISLSPKFNIREYLLFMAASDLVIGVDGGGIHMASSLNKPLLSFYANNKYNLCRWSPITSAESLQVVSKIEGNHNQTYNFPMSEPIEWLNFQIKKHIDIKFSIPGNKNNDT, from the coding sequence ATGAGTATAATAAATGGGATAAAATCTAAAATAATAATACGGCTATTTGGTTCAAAAAAAAAGCACAAAAATATTAATTTAAAAAATATAAAATCAATTTTATTAAATCCTAAAGATTCAATTGGCGATACTTTAATGTGCTTCTGTTATGCAAGACAGCTTAGAAAAATGTATCCTGATGCAAAGTTAGGAATCGTTGTGACAGAAAGAAATATAGAATTTGCAAAATTAAACAATGAGAATGAAAAAATAATTGATACTATTGTAAAACGGCAAGATGTACTTAAAAATCATAAAAAATGGGATATGCTACTGGATTTTCTAAGCAAGGAAAATACAAAAAGAATGATATGGAAAAAAATATTAAGACCAAAAATTACTATGATTTTTGGTGAAACAAATGAAAATCATTACTATAACAGGAAAACCTTAAAAAATTATGATTTTGACTGTACTCCACCAATAGAAACTCACATTGTGGATTATTTGATAAATTCAGAATTTTCAAAATATTTTAAAATCGAAAGAGAAAAGCCGCATATTGAACTTTTAAAAATAAATATTGAAAAAATGGAAAAATTTTGGAAGACTGATTCTGAAAAAAAAATAAAAATATTATTGCTTCCACAAGGCAGCGACAGAGAAATGAATCCTAAAGAAGTTGCTAGTTTGCTAAATAATATTGAAAATGATAAAATTAATAAAGTAAAAATTATTATGGGGAAAACAGACAGAAGTGAAGAATATTTTAAAAAATTGAAAATTTTTCTAAACAAGCAATTAGATATTTCTTTATCTCCAAAATTTAACATTAGGGAATATTTACTATTTATGGCAGCTTCTGATTTAGTAATTGGAGTTGATGGTGGTGGAATTCATATGGCTTCTTCTTTGAATAAACCATTGCTAAGCTTTTATGCAAACAACAAATATAATTTATGCAGATGGTCTCCAATAACAAGCGCTGAGAGCCTGCAGGTAGTTTCTAAAATCGAAGGAAATCACAATCAGACATACAATTTTCCAATGTCAGAACCGATAGAATGGTTAAATTTCCAAATAAAAAAACATATAGATATTAAATTTTCTATACCAGGAAATAAAAATAATGATACTTAA
- a CDS encoding glycosyltransferase family 9 protein, which yields MNKMNWKFYRPYRDKLVDKKNEILSRIFDKNKKDINLSSSKINKILFLRTDGKIGDYIISSFIFREIKKNYPNIKIDIIADKSLENLLKLNKNIDTYYIINRKSIKDWKIVSKKLKKNNYSVLFDSTEGLKYKQVYLLNKVNAKINVGYNKDDYKIYNKNIKQNNTLKMIEIYKQMLKSVNIDVTDTRYDVPISEESEKNINEFLKKNNVTGKIIALNFFGASRGRKINEENALIIIKRLRKMYDKYKIVILDSPNDRETIYSILEKTDNKNVLFFEKSQTILDSISIIKKSDLVVSLDTSILHIAEGLNKKIMAFYGPKINKNKWRIKEENNILIDYPENRINDVDFEKIFDNLKV from the coding sequence ATGAATAAAATGAATTGGAAATTTTACAGACCATATAGAGATAAACTGGTTGATAAAAAAAATGAAATATTGAGCAGGATATTTGATAAAAATAAAAAAGATATAAATTTATCGTCTTCAAAAATAAATAAAATCTTATTTTTAAGAACTGACGGAAAAATTGGAGATTACATAATAAGTTCGTTTATTTTTAGGGAAATTAAAAAAAATTATCCCAATATAAAAATTGATATAATTGCTGATAAATCTTTGGAAAATTTACTAAAATTAAATAAAAATATAGATACTTACTACATTATTAATAGAAAAAGCATAAAAGACTGGAAAATTGTTTCAAAAAAATTAAAAAAAAATAATTACAGTGTTTTATTTGATTCAACAGAAGGATTGAAATACAAGCAAGTTTATTTGCTAAACAAGGTAAATGCAAAAATTAATGTTGGATATAATAAAGATGATTATAAAATATACAACAAAAATATAAAGCAAAATAATACTTTAAAAATGATTGAAATTTATAAACAAATGTTAAAAAGTGTAAATATAGATGTAACAGATACCAGATATGATGTTCCTATTTCAGAAGAATCAGAAAAAAATATAAATGAATTTCTCAAAAAAAACAATGTAACTGGAAAAATAATTGCATTAAACTTTTTTGGAGCTTCAAGAGGCAGAAAAATAAATGAAGAAAATGCTCTGATTATAATAAAAAGATTAAGGAAAATGTATGATAAATATAAAATTGTAATACTGGATTCTCCAAACGACAGAGAAACAATATACAGCATACTAGAAAAAACTGACAATAAAAATGTGCTATTTTTTGAAAAATCTCAGACAATACTGGATTCAATTTCCATAATAAAAAAAAGTGATCTAGTAGTATCTCTGGATACTTCGATTTTGCATATTGCCGAAGGACTTAATAAAAAAATAATGGCTTTTTATGGGCCAAAAATCAATAAAAACAAATGGAGAATAAAAGAAGAAAATAACATATTGATTGATTATCCTGAAAATAGAATAAATGACGTAGATTTTGAAAAAATATTTGATAATTTAAAAGTTTAA